In Salvelinus namaycush isolate Seneca chromosome 20, SaNama_1.0, whole genome shotgun sequence, the following proteins share a genomic window:
- the LOC120065190 gene encoding GTP-binding protein Rheb-like has protein sequence MPQPKYRKIAVIGYRSVGKSSLTIQFVEGQFVDSYDPTIENTFNKMVSVNGQDFNLQLVDTAGQDEYSIFPQSHSMDIHGYVLVYAVTSMKSFEVVQVLHDKLLDMVGKIQVPTVLVGNKKDLHMERVIKPEEGKKLAHSWGAAFMESSAKENETAVEVFKRIILEMERADGNVPSEDKKCAVM, from the exons ATGCCTCAACCAAAATACAGGAAGATTGCTGTGATTGGGTACAGATCTGTTG GAAAGTCTTCTCTCACAATACAGTTCGTGGAAGGACAGTTTGTAGATTCATATGACCCTACCATTGAAAACA CCTTCAACAAAATGGTGTCTGTCAACGGTCAAGATTTCAATCTTCAGTTGGTCGATACTGCTGGTCAG GACGAGTACTCTATTTTCCCTCAGTCTCATTCAATGGACATCCATGGTTATGTCTTGGTCTACGCAGTAACCTCCATGAAAAG TTTTGAAGTTGTTCAGGTTCTTCATGACAAGCTGCTAGATATGGTTGGGAAAATACA GGTGCCAACTGTTCTTGTTGGAAATAAAAAAGATCTCCACATGGAAAG ggtGATCAAGCCAGAGGAAGGGAAGAAGCTGGCCCACTCATGGGGAGCAGCATTCATGGAGTCTTCTGCCAAGGAAAACGAG ACCGCTGTAGAGGTATTCAAGCGTATCATTCTGGAGATGGAGAGGGCGGATGGGAACGTTCCCTCAGAGGATAAAAAGTGTGCCGTGATGTAA